The nucleotide sequence ACGAGCTTCGTCCAGCGCATCCGCGAGGCGTGGTCGAGCGCCAACCGCATCCTGCCGCCCGATTACCTCGTGACGCACACGGAGTGGGTGCTCTTGAACCAGCGCCATTACCAGAAGCGCGAGCTGCTCGACCAGGCATGGGTCCGCGCGCTCTTTTCGGCCGAGGGCTCGAGCTCGCCGCTCCCTGCGTACGTCTCCGCCAAGCTCTCGAAGCGCCTGCCGCTCTTCCGCCAGTTCCCCGCGCGCCTCGTCGTGGAGGTGCTCCCGCAGCAGGACATGTACGAATCGAGCCCGATCGCACTACGCGTCGTCGCCCTCGCGCGGCAGCTCGACGCGGCGACGCGGCAGACCAAAACGAGGAGCCAATCCACCTAGGAGGGACCATGTCCGTCGGTCAGACGTCCGGGCGCAATACGACGAACTCGGCGCCAGCGCAGAACGCGAATCGGCCGCGCGTTCACTGGTGGCGCCGTATGGATTACAACAGCTTCGAGCGCAAGATCTCGCAGTTCGGGATCGAATCAGCGCGCGTCGGGAACAAGTACATCATCACGTCGAACAACATCCGGCTCGAGGTCTCTCCGATCGATTTTTCGGGGATCGTCGTCGCAGATTTCGATGCGATGAACGAGAAGATCAGCCGGTGGCGCCAGGCCAAGGTCAATGACGACCTGCTCGCCTACGGCGCGACGACCGGCTCGCTGCTCGATCAGTCGAACGCTCAGGGCTACATGGGCAGCGAGCAGCACACGGTGTGGGCGATGGGCGCCTCGGCCCGCACGGGCTGCTTCATCCCGCCGGAGTTCTTCTTCGAAAACGAGGGGTTCGGCGGCACCGCGGGCAATGGGCCGAACGTCTTGCCGCTCGGGAACACGGGCGAACCGATGTCGACCATCGCGATGGCCCACGATTCCGACTGGATGATCGGCCGCCTCTTCAGCATGGGCCCGCTCGCGCGGCTGAACACCGTCACGCCGCACATGCAGTACCAGATCCAGCGAATGGGCTCCGCGGGCCTGTTCGACGGGTTCCAGACGAACGAGCTCTTCGCGCGGGACAACCGATTTCCTCTCATCTCGGATCCGCGGACGCAACAGGAGCGGGAGATCAACGCCCGCATCACCTCGCTCCTCGACGCGGCCGGGGCGCAGGACACGTATTATCGCGAGAACGGGATCTGGCTGCGACAGGGCCGTTGGGGCTGGAACGTGAAATACACCCGGGCGCACGCGGCCTTCGATTTGCAGGTGAGGTGGCGCTCGTGGCTCCAGATCATCGGCGTATCGGGCACGGTGTACGATTTCGCGCCCGAGTACCTGTGGGATGGCAACGAGAGCGCGACGCGTGGAAAAAACGACGTGCGCACCCACAACGACGCGCGCGCGCCGGGGTTCCCGGAGTGAAGGACGGTCCCTCATGAACGATGTCCAGAAATTCGCCGGTGCCACGACCTCGAAGCTCGGCGCGCCGACCCTCGGGGAGAACGCACGCCTCGGCTTCCCGGACCTGCCCGATGTGCGGCTCTCGGTCCGCGAATTCGAGGTCGAGGAAGGAATCAGCCGCCTCTTCACGATCCGGCTCGTGTGCGTCTCGCCCGCCGAGGATCTCGACCTCGCCGCGCTCGTCGGGGCGCGCGCCGGCTTCGAGCTCTCCTGGCGCCCCGATCGGGTCCTTCGTGGGCTCTGCGCGTCGGCGGAGCTCGTCCGGGTCTCCGACGACAAGGAGGGCCTCGCCACGTACGAGGTCGTCCTCGTGCCCACGCTCTGGCGGCTCTCGCAGCGCGTCCAGAATCGCCTGTTCCAGCACGTCACGATCCCCGAGATCGTCCGGACGATCCTCGGCGAGTGGAAGATCGAGCATACGTGGCGCATCCAGGAGCACGCGTATCCGCCGCTCGAGCTGCGCACGCAATACGGCGAGACGGACCTCGCCTTCGTGTCGCGCCTGCTCGAGGAGGCGGGGATCTCGTACTGGTTCGTCGACGAGGGCGCAGAGGCGAGCCGCCTCGTCCTGGGAGACGCCCCGCACAGCGGGGAGCGACGCGCCGGCGGGCCCATCCCGTTCGTGGACGACGTCTCGCTCGCGGCGCCCGCCCGGAGCGATCACCTGACGCACGTGCGATTGAAAGAGCAATCGCGCCCCGGGCGATTCTCGACCCGCGATTACGATTTCTTGCGGCCTCGGCACGCGCTCTTCGCGCAGGCGGACGCGACGCGCGCCGTCGAGCACGCGCACGAGCAATTCCATTTCGCCCCGGGCTTCGGCCTCGCGGAGAACCCCCTGCTCTCCGGTCGGACCTCGCAGACGCCCGTCGCCGACGACCTCGGCGTCGCCCGTCGCCGCGAGGAGTACGCGCAGGAGCGCCAGAAGCGCATGCTCGAGGCGGCGAGCGGCGAGCGGCGCGTCGCCACGTACGAGGCGAGCGTCTCGGATCTGTCGCCGGGCGCGGTGTTCTGCATGGGCCGGCACCCGCACCCCGAGCTCGCGGAGGACAAGGCCCTGCTCGCCGTCCGGCACCGCATGACGGGCACGGTCGCGGATACGAGCTCGTGGCGCTTCGAGGGCGCCGCTGTCCACGCGTCCGTCCCCTTCCGGCCGCCACAGATCACGCCGAAGCCGCGGATCCACGGCCTGCAGACCGCGGTCGTCGTGGGCCCGGAGCCCTCGAACCTCGCGGCGCAGGTCTCTCTGCCGCGCGCGGTCGGGGCGGTGGAGAGGCTCGCGGTGGAGGGCGCCGCCTCGGCCGACGTCCTCGTCGACAACACCATTTACGTCGACGAGCACGGCCGCGTCCGCGTGCAGTTTCCCTGGGATCGCGAGCACGGCTTCGACCAGCGGAGCTCGGCGTGGACGCGCGTGAGCCAGGGCTGGGCGGGCGCGGGATATGGCCTGTTCACGATCCCGCGTGTCGGTCACGAGGTCCTCATCGCGTTCCTCGACGGCGACCCGGACCAGCCGCTCGTGGTGGGCCGCGTGCACAACGCGGCCGAGCCCACGCCCTACCCCTTGCCAGCGGCGAAGACGGTGAGCACGTGGAAGACCGCGTCCTCCCCCGGCGGCGAAGGCGCGAACGAGCTCCGCTTCGACGACGCCGCGGGCGCCGAGCATGTCTACCTGCAAGCGCAGAAGGACATGGATCACCTCGTCAAGAACGACCTCAAGCAGGCCGTCGGCAAGGACGCGACGCGGTTCGTCCAGGCCCACGACACACACGCCGTCGGCGGCAGCCGGACCGATTTCGTCAACTTGAACGAGGCGCGCGCCGTCGGGGTGAACAAGGCCGAGTTTGTCGGAATGAACCGTACGAGCCACGTCGGCGTCGACGACCAGACGGTGGTGGGCACGCGCTGGAGCGTGACGGTCGCGCGTGGCTTGACGAACCGGCTCGTCCACGATCTCGAGGCCATCGCGGGCAACGTCGGCGACGTCGTGCGCAGCGCGGCGACGACCGTGCTCGGCGGCATCCCCGCGACGCCGCTCTCGGTCGCGGCGGAGTCGGCGCTCGCGAGCCTCGGGAGCGCGCTTTACGAAGGGCTGAAATCACTCGTCGAGCCGCCGAACCTCGGCTTCGAGACCGAACCCGGCCCGCCGCCCACGACGATCGAGGTGGTGGACCGGCAGATCAAATTCTCGACGGGCGAGGCGTCGATCATCCTCGACGGGCCCAACGTGACGATCAGCGCGCAGGGCAACATCGTGCTCCACGCGATGGATCACGTCTCGGTGCTGAGCGAAAAAGAGGTCGCGATCGGCGGGCGGAGCAAGGTCGCCGTCGTCTCGGCGACGGACGACGTGATCGTGCAATCGAGCAAGGACCTGCACCTGAACCCCTTCGCCTCGGGCGGCGGCCTCCCGAAGGCGCAGCGCCTCGATCCAGCGGCGCCCATGGCGATCGGGCCCGAGGTCTGCGCGGTGTGCGGCGGCGAGCTCGTCGGCGAGGACATGTTCCGCCGCTCCTGCGCCGCGATGCTGGGCGCGCTCCCCGCGGGTCGCGCCTCGAGCCTGCCCACCTCCGCGGGCGCGGGCGGAGGAGATGGCGAGGCCTTCGCGAGCGAAGCGCGGAGCCTCCAGGTCGATCTGCAGCGCCACGGCTTCAAGGGCGACATCATGGAGCACGCGGTGGACGTCATCACGCGTGGCCTCGATGGCAGGTCGCCGGCCTACGAAGACGTGCTCGCCTGGCTCGCCGAGCAGCGCCACATCGACCGGCAGACGCACGAGCGCCTTCGCGCGATCACCCCGGCGGACGCGGCAGCGTTCAGCGGGATCTACCTTGGATGGTGGTCGCAAGGAGCCGAAGCGCCGGCGATGGCTGTGTGGTCGTGGGGCGGCGCAGCGTTGACGCCGGAGCCGATCGGCAAATGCCAGATCGATCTCGTCATCGGCCTCCCCACGGGAGCGCGGGTCACGTTCTGCGATCGAAGGGTGCTCCAGGTTTTCATCGAGCTCATGCTGACCGGGACGGTGCGACATGTCTGAGACGAAGAAGGCGCCCGAGCTCCTGCACGTCGCGCTCTTGCGCGAGGCCGACGATCTGCGGGCGCTGCACAAGCTCATCGGGTTGCGGATCGACGAGGACCCTTGGGAGTACTGGGACACCACCGGCGTGGCGCTCCCGAGCGCGGTGGAGAGCCTGCTCGGCGTCTGCGGTTTCGGCGGAAAAGCGCCGCCCGTGCCGGAGGTGCGTGTCCTCGACGAGACCGGCGTGAACGCGGTCCCGATGATGGGATTCACGGTCCCTGCGGCTGAATACGGCGCCGTGCGCGCGGCGCTCATGGCCTCGGCGCGTGGCCAGATCGGCGGGTTTTCCCCGATCGTCGTCGCGCTCTCGGGCTTCCACGACGCGGCGATCGACGTCTTCGCCCACGTCTGGAGCCTGTCCGGCAGGCCACGCGTCTGGGTGCGGAGCGCCGCGCTCGGCACGCGCGGCAGCGCCGAGAGCGCGCCGCAGAGCTTGCTCCCCTTCGCAGGGCGCGACCCGAGCTTCTCGGCGAGCAGCTACATCCGTTCGCTCGCGCGCGCCGCCGGCGGCTGACGATCCGGCGGGGCGGAGCTACAAAACCCGCCGGATCACGTCCACGACC is from Polyangium spumosum and encodes:
- a CDS encoding type VI secretion system Vgr family protein: MNDVQKFAGATTSKLGAPTLGENARLGFPDLPDVRLSVREFEVEEGISRLFTIRLVCVSPAEDLDLAALVGARAGFELSWRPDRVLRGLCASAELVRVSDDKEGLATYEVVLVPTLWRLSQRVQNRLFQHVTIPEIVRTILGEWKIEHTWRIQEHAYPPLELRTQYGETDLAFVSRLLEEAGISYWFVDEGAEASRLVLGDAPHSGERRAGGPIPFVDDVSLAAPARSDHLTHVRLKEQSRPGRFSTRDYDFLRPRHALFAQADATRAVEHAHEQFHFAPGFGLAENPLLSGRTSQTPVADDLGVARRREEYAQERQKRMLEAASGERRVATYEASVSDLSPGAVFCMGRHPHPELAEDKALLAVRHRMTGTVADTSSWRFEGAAVHASVPFRPPQITPKPRIHGLQTAVVVGPEPSNLAAQVSLPRAVGAVERLAVEGAASADVLVDNTIYVDEHGRVRVQFPWDREHGFDQRSSAWTRVSQGWAGAGYGLFTIPRVGHEVLIAFLDGDPDQPLVVGRVHNAAEPTPYPLPAAKTVSTWKTASSPGGEGANELRFDDAAGAEHVYLQAQKDMDHLVKNDLKQAVGKDATRFVQAHDTHAVGGSRTDFVNLNEARAVGVNKAEFVGMNRTSHVGVDDQTVVGTRWSVTVARGLTNRLVHDLEAIAGNVGDVVRSAATTVLGGIPATPLSVAAESALASLGSALYEGLKSLVEPPNLGFETEPGPPPTTIEVVDRQIKFSTGEASIILDGPNVTISAQGNIVLHAMDHVSVLSEKEVAIGGRSKVAVVSATDDVIVQSSKDLHLNPFASGGGLPKAQRLDPAAPMAIGPEVCAVCGGELVGEDMFRRSCAAMLGALPAGRASSLPTSAGAGGGDGEAFASEARSLQVDLQRHGFKGDIMEHAVDVITRGLDGRSPAYEDVLAWLAEQRHIDRQTHERLRAITPADAAAFSGIYLGWWSQGAEAPAMAVWSWGGAALTPEPIGKCQIDLVIGLPTGARVTFCDRRVLQVFIELMLTGTVRHV